One genomic region from Bradyrhizobium icense encodes:
- a CDS encoding ImmA/IrrE family metallo-endopeptidase: MISELGRLERAERERISEFLSEAPVSLSALANSLGLRVISAKLPNGISGEIRPDHEAPAGYIIRVNKNDPARRQRFTVAHEIGHYLLHRDEIGDGITDDILYRSSLSDSREAQANRMAADLLMPKPIVDTWIERARALQVEDLVGFLADKFNVSTAAMKIRLGIE; this comes from the coding sequence ATGATAAGTGAACTGGGCCGCCTGGAACGGGCCGAACGGGAAAGAATATCGGAATTTTTGAGCGAGGCGCCTGTCAGCTTGTCTGCCCTTGCGAACTCGCTCGGGCTCCGAGTGATTTCGGCAAAACTACCTAATGGAATTTCTGGTGAGATTCGGCCTGACCATGAAGCACCGGCCGGCTACATCATTCGCGTCAACAAGAATGACCCGGCGCGCCGTCAGCGGTTCACGGTTGCCCACGAAATAGGACACTACCTTTTACATCGCGATGAGATCGGCGACGGAATCACAGACGACATTTTGTACCGGTCCTCGCTCTCAGACAGCAGAGAGGCACAAGCGAATAGAATGGCTGCTGATCTACTGATGCCCAAGCCGATCGTTGACACCTGGATTGAACGCGCACGAGCGCTTCAAGTTGAAGACCTTGTGGGATTTCTCGCGGACAAATTCAACGTTTCGACAGCTGCAATGAAGATTAGGTTGGGAATCGAGTAG
- a CDS encoding beta family protein — protein sequence MVDFSQFSYVPILAVRPSEMTAMEELVPADKDSILPYITLRPWLAARHIEPVIAKVEAAVGHRPVIIDLTNERFDQGERRRAVHDVLDELRDPTNGYRNFYDFIGEHENFVPSLQLNAPAEIDAQVPIVAALGRGVAVRLTEPMFRFSTSIAQRLVHIEDHSTIHFIVDFERQTAELLARAAGAIGIVEGIRRILPDSFVSVSASTFPANFVNITQQAIFERQFYDEVVRHIRHRNVIYSDRASVRVERQSGGSGAPAPRIDNALPTDWHFFRVGDDDVDRDAAYQMAALRAVRSPGWANLGVWGTSEIIKTANGDGAIISAQRSTAVRINIHLHQQANFGKPPALPDSETDWSD from the coding sequence TTGGTCGATTTCAGTCAATTTTCTTATGTACCGATTTTGGCAGTCCGTCCATCAGAGATGACCGCGATGGAAGAACTCGTTCCTGCCGACAAAGACTCTATATTGCCTTACATCACACTGCGACCATGGCTCGCTGCCCGTCACATAGAGCCTGTCATCGCGAAGGTTGAAGCGGCAGTAGGACATCGACCCGTCATCATTGACCTAACTAACGAACGATTTGACCAAGGAGAGCGACGCCGGGCTGTCCATGACGTACTTGATGAGTTGCGAGACCCAACCAACGGCTATAGAAATTTCTACGACTTCATTGGAGAACATGAAAACTTCGTCCCAAGCTTGCAGTTGAACGCTCCAGCGGAGATTGACGCACAGGTCCCCATTGTCGCCGCTCTCGGCAGAGGCGTTGCGGTCAGACTAACCGAGCCGATGTTTAGATTTTCTACATCGATAGCGCAGCGGCTGGTTCACATTGAGGATCACTCAACGATACATTTCATTGTGGACTTCGAACGCCAAACCGCAGAGCTTCTAGCTCGGGCAGCCGGAGCAATTGGCATCGTGGAAGGTATTCGGAGAATACTGCCCGATTCATTCGTTTCGGTGTCCGCCTCAACGTTTCCGGCAAACTTCGTCAATATAACGCAACAAGCAATTTTCGAACGCCAGTTCTACGATGAAGTGGTGAGGCATATTAGACATCGAAACGTTATCTATTCTGACCGCGCGTCGGTAAGAGTGGAGAGGCAATCAGGTGGAAGTGGAGCGCCGGCCCCCCGCATTGACAATGCTTTGCCGACGGATTGGCATTTCTTCAGAGTTGGGGACGATGATGTAGACCGCGATGCTGCATACCAAATGGCCGCATTACGCGCCGTCCGCTCTCCGGGTTGGGCGAATCTCGGCGTATGGGGCACAAGCGAGATCATTAAGACCGCGAACGGCGACGGCGCAATAATCTCGGCCCAGCGCTCGACCGCCGTCAGAATAAACATTCACCTTCACCAACAAGCGAACTTTGGGAAACCGCCTGCCTTGCCGGATTCAGAAACCGATTGGAGCGACTAA